In Vigna angularis cultivar LongXiaoDou No.4 chromosome 8, ASM1680809v1, whole genome shotgun sequence, one DNA window encodes the following:
- the LOC108345802 gene encoding OVARIAN TUMOR DOMAIN-containing deubiquitinating enzyme 12, which produces MRNGNQTEYSGESSRSTSLSSQQDVEDDQMIALVLSEEYAKLDGAVARRLTNLEPVPHVPRINSFIPTVNDASMDHQRLLQRLNVYGLCEVKVSGDGNCQFRALSDQLYRSPEHHKHVRKEIVKQLKDHRSLYECYVPMKYKKYHKKMAKSGEWGDHVTLQAAADNFAAKICLLTSFRDTCFIEIIPLYQAPQRELWLSFWSEVHYNSLYEIRDAPIQPKPKRKHWLF; this is translated from the exons ATGAGGAATGGAAATCAGACCGAGTATTCTGGTGAAAGTTCTCGTTCAACATCTCTTAGCAGTCAGCAGGATGTGGAGGACGACCAGATGATTGCTCTTGTGCTGTCGGAAGAGTATGCCAAATTAGATGGAGCAGTTGCCCGGCGGCTTACCAACTTGGAACCTGTTCCT CATGTTCCCCGGATAAATTCCTTTATCCCCACTGTAAATGATGCCAGTATGGATCACCAGCGTCTGCTTCAGAG GTTGAATGTCTATGGTTTATGTGAAGTCAAAGTATCTGGCGACGGGAATTGTCAG TTCCGTGCACTCTCTGATCAGCTTTATAGGTCACCTGAACACCACAAGCATGTTCGCAAGGAGATAGTAAAACAG CTCAAAGATCACCGTTCTTTGTATGAATGCTATGTTCCGATGAAGTACAAAAAATACCACAAGAAGATGGCTAA ATCTGGAGAATGGGGGGACCATGTTACATTGCAAGCAGCTGCTGATAAT TTTGCTGCAAAGATATGCCTTCTAACATCATTCAGAGACACCTGTTTTATCGAAATTATACCATTGTACCAAGCACCGCAGCGTG AACTTTGGTTGAGCTTCTGGTCTGAGGTTCATTACAATTCATTATATGAAATCCGAG ATGCACCTATCCAGCCTAAACCAAAGAGGAAACACTGGCTGTTCTAG
- the LOC108344413 gene encoding uncharacterized protein LOC108344413 has product MKGYKLKGIRQRLKEMLQKWQSATLGPKALIPTITDEVPNNNDGSGMPLINKECFLHLLSSSLLPPPDVPKGYLAVYVGPKLKRFIIRTWFLSHSLFKVLLEKAEKVLLKKTVEKVKPIISSKRE; this is encoded by the exons ATGAAAG GCTACAAATTGAAAGGGATTAGGCAGAGGTTAAAGGAAATGTTGCAGAAGTGGCAGAGCGCGACTTTAGGGCCAAAAGCTTTGATCCCTACCATTACTGATGAAGTGCCTAATAATAATGATGGAAGTGGAATGCCATTGATAAACAAAGAGTGCTTCCTGCACCTCCTAAGTTCTTCT CTGCTTCCACCACCTGATGTTCCAAAGGGATACTTGGCAGTTTATGTTGGACCTAAGCTTAAGAGGTTCATCATTCGCACTTGGTTCCTCAGTCATTCTCTCTTTAAAGTTTTGCTGGAAAAGGCTGAAAAagttctattaaaaaaaactgtAGAAAAAGTTAAGCCAATAATCTCATCCAAGAGGGAGTGA